In the Deltaproteobacteria bacterium genome, one interval contains:
- a CDS encoding XRE family transcriptional regulator — protein MTTLTERIGKLPKARRKKVLERARALIAEEMSLQDLRKARKKTQVHVAKELGIKQENVSRIEKRSDLLISTLSGYVEAMGGKLSLVAEFPDRPPITLTGIAALDKEARPAKS, from the coding sequence ATGACGACCCTGACGGAGAGAATCGGGAAACTCCCCAAAGCCCGGCGAAAGAAGGTACTGGAACGGGCAAGGGCACTGATTGCCGAGGAGATGTCTTTGCAAGACCTGCGCAAGGCGCGAAAGAAGACTCAGGTCCACGTGGCGAAAGAGCTTGGCATCAAGCAGGAAAACGTATCGCGAATCGAGAAGCGCAGCGATCTTCTGATATCCACACTCAGCGGCTACGTTGAAGCGATGGGCGGCAAGTTGAGCCTTGTGGCAGAGTTTCCCGACCGTCCTCCGATTACGTTGACCGGCATCGCTGCTCTCGACAAGGAGGCCCGTCCGGCCAAATCATAG
- a CDS encoding biotin carboxyl carrier protein, with the protein MSKDITFVDTTLRDGHQSLWAENMTTGMMLSVAEQMDRAGFEAMELISGSHLKKCVRELKEDPWERVRLVAQRITETPLRVIAGRVNTFEFNPLCMYRLFMERMAANGIREARISEEWNDLAGWTRKVKVSREVGIKPIINMIYSVSPKHTDEYFAQKTREAASLEVPIICLKDPGGLLTPERMRTLVPVMYENCNGIPIELHTHCTTGLGPLCCIEAMDLGIRSVNTAVPPLADSSSNPSVFNVARNARALGYNPLVDESVLEPVSEHFMTIARREGFPIGKPVEYDYAQYQHQVPGGMLSNLQHQLDKVRLGDRFPQALEESIQVRAEFGYPIMVTPLSQFVGSQAALNVIVGERYKEVTDQVIRYALGRAGEEGARLMDPNVRDKILDRPRAREIAAQEPEDTPLSEMRARLGGDGVSDEELLLRWLMSEEEIAAMRAAAPPQAYVSTRPPMVALVEQLARKSDLAHVRVAKGDLSVTLNRAE; encoded by the coding sequence ATGAGCAAGGACATCACCTTTGTCGACACCACCCTGCGCGACGGGCACCAGAGCCTGTGGGCGGAGAACATGACCACGGGCATGATGCTTTCGGTGGCCGAGCAGATGGACCGGGCGGGGTTCGAGGCCATGGAGCTGATCTCCGGGTCGCATCTCAAGAAGTGCGTGCGGGAACTGAAGGAGGATCCGTGGGAGCGGGTGCGGCTGGTGGCGCAGCGCATCACCGAGACGCCGCTCCGGGTCATCGCCGGGCGGGTCAACACCTTCGAGTTTAACCCGCTGTGCATGTACCGGTTGTTCATGGAACGCATGGCCGCCAACGGCATCCGCGAGGCGCGCATCTCCGAGGAGTGGAACGACCTGGCGGGCTGGACGCGCAAGGTGAAGGTGTCGCGGGAGGTGGGCATCAAGCCCATCATCAACATGATCTACTCGGTGTCGCCCAAGCACACCGACGAGTACTTCGCGCAGAAGACCCGCGAGGCGGCCTCTCTGGAGGTGCCGATCATCTGCCTCAAGGACCCCGGAGGGCTGCTCACGCCCGAGCGCATGCGCACGCTGGTGCCGGTGATGTACGAGAACTGCAACGGCATCCCCATCGAGCTTCACACCCACTGCACCACCGGCCTGGGGCCGCTGTGCTGCATTGAGGCCATGGACCTGGGGATCCGCAGCGTCAACACCGCGGTGCCGCCGCTGGCGGACAGCTCCTCCAATCCCTCGGTCTTCAACGTCGCCCGCAACGCCCGGGCGCTGGGCTACAACCCGCTGGTGGACGAGTCGGTGCTGGAGCCCGTCTCCGAGCACTTCATGACCATCGCCAGGCGCGAGGGCTTCCCCATCGGCAAGCCGGTGGAATACGACTATGCCCAGTACCAGCACCAGGTGCCCGGCGGCATGCTGTCCAACCTCCAGCACCAACTCGACAAAGTGCGCCTGGGCGACCGGTTCCCTCAAGCCCTGGAGGAATCCATCCAGGTGCGCGCCGAGTTCGGCTATCCCATCATGGTGACGCCGCTGTCCCAGTTCGTGGGCAGCCAGGCGGCGCTCAACGTCATCGTCGGGGAACGCTACAAAGAGGTCACCGACCAGGTGATCCGCTACGCCCTCGGGCGCGCCGGCGAGGAAGGCGCCCGGCTCATGGACCCGAACGTCAGGGACAAGATCCTCGACCGGCCGCGGGCGCGGGAGATCGCCGCACAAGAACCCGAGGACACGCCGCTCTCGGAGATGCGCGCCCGGCTGGGTGGCGACGGGGTGTCGGACGAGGAGCTGCTGCTGCGCTGGCTCATGAGCGAAGAGGAGATCGCCGCCATGCGCGCGGCCGCGCCGCCCCAGGCCTACGTGAGCACCCGCCCGCCGATGGTGGCGTTGGTGGAGCAGCTCGCCAGGAAATCCGACCTCGCGCACGTGCGGGTGGCCAAGGGCGATCTCTCCGTGACGCTGAACCGGGCCGAATAA
- a CDS encoding amidohydrolase family protein: MIGYPVIDADGHLTEPMTAYRERIPEPYSTARELFPQDGWDRDLGRMGHRVADPERELADIDAEGIDTAVLFPTAGLSIGNVRDPARARVLATAYNEWLHEFCSASPERIKGVGIVGLQEVESAVEELERLVELGMVAVQVPTYVAWRKLSDRELDPFYAAVERLNVPIAVHSQPRDAAGTDRFDKFLAIHAVTHPFEQMIAMTQLIFGGVLERYPKLKVGFLESGAGWVPYWMDRLDEEWEKRGDVEAPLCKRAPSEYVKSGRCYFGVECEELTIPDAIRHIGDRCLLYSSDNPHWDTDWPHSVEKLRRRDDLTEENKQRILCRNAADFYGVPVSEIAAVPAQA; encoded by the coding sequence ATGATCGGATATCCTGTCATTGACGCGGACGGGCACCTGACCGAGCCCATGACCGCATACCGGGAGAGGATCCCGGAGCCTTACAGCACGGCCCGGGAGCTGTTTCCCCAGGACGGCTGGGACCGCGACCTGGGGCGCATGGGGCACCGGGTGGCGGACCCCGAGCGGGAGCTGGCGGACATCGACGCCGAGGGCATCGACACCGCGGTGCTGTTCCCCACCGCGGGCTTGAGCATCGGCAACGTGCGCGACCCGGCCCGGGCCCGGGTGCTGGCGACGGCGTACAATGAATGGCTGCATGAGTTCTGCAGCGCCTCGCCGGAGCGCATCAAGGGCGTGGGCATCGTCGGCCTCCAGGAGGTCGAGAGCGCGGTGGAGGAGCTGGAGCGGCTGGTGGAGCTGGGCATGGTGGCGGTGCAGGTGCCCACCTACGTGGCTTGGCGCAAGCTCTCCGACCGGGAGCTGGACCCGTTCTATGCCGCGGTGGAGCGGCTGAACGTACCCATCGCCGTCCACAGCCAGCCGCGCGACGCCGCCGGCACGGATCGTTTCGACAAGTTCCTGGCGATCCACGCCGTGACCCATCCCTTCGAGCAGATGATCGCCATGACCCAGCTCATCTTCGGGGGCGTGCTGGAGCGCTATCCCAAGCTGAAGGTCGGTTTCCTGGAGTCCGGCGCCGGTTGGGTGCCCTACTGGATGGACCGGCTGGACGAGGAGTGGGAGAAGCGCGGCGACGTGGAGGCGCCGCTGTGCAAGCGCGCGCCCAGCGAGTACGTGAAGAGCGGACGGTGCTACTTCGGCGTGGAGTGCGAGGAGCTCACAATCCCCGACGCCATCCGCCACATCGGCGACCGCTGCCTGCTGTACTCGTCCGACAACCCCCACTGGGACACGGACTGGCCCCACTCGGTGGAGAAGCTGCGCCGGCGCGACGACCTGACCGAGGAGAACAAGCAGCGCATCCTGTGCCGGAACGCCGCGGATTTCTATGGGGTGCCGGTGAGCGAGATCGCCGCCGTGCCGGCGCAGGCGTAG
- a CDS encoding amidohydrolase family protein gives MGWVDADAHVVESPRTWDYLTPSEQKYRPALFDPNDGTERQNWVIDGKIRGLFRFTFTEEALVERSRRTGRQMTTSMETRDVANVGARLAHMDELGIDVQVLYTSIFLDQCTERPEVDVALCGAYNRWLADIWKEGKGRLRWMCVLPFLSMPDAMDQLRFAKENGACGIFMRPMEGPRPVDDPYFFPIYEEASKLDLCIGLHQSNGNANLVDMMGNPDGSREFFNQYRIFNVGAFFRLVSSGIPKTFPKLRFGFIETAASWIPWVVYELRRRIDTVDDKLPEDLLKEYNMYVTCQIGDDVPYLVQQAGEGTLMIGTDYGHADSSTELEALTSLKESGGISDEMHTRIVEDNPREFYGL, from the coding sequence ATGGGATGGGTAGACGCTGACGCGCATGTCGTCGAGAGCCCGCGTACGTGGGACTATCTCACGCCGTCGGAGCAGAAGTACCGGCCGGCCCTTTTCGACCCGAACGACGGGACGGAGCGGCAGAATTGGGTCATCGACGGGAAGATTCGCGGGCTGTTCCGGTTCACGTTCACCGAGGAGGCGCTGGTGGAGCGGTCGCGCAGGACCGGCAGGCAGATGACTACCTCCATGGAGACCCGCGACGTGGCCAACGTGGGGGCGCGGCTGGCGCACATGGACGAGCTGGGCATCGACGTGCAGGTCCTCTACACGAGCATCTTCCTGGACCAGTGCACCGAGCGGCCGGAGGTGGACGTGGCCCTTTGCGGCGCCTACAACCGCTGGCTGGCGGACATCTGGAAGGAAGGCAAGGGGCGGCTCCGCTGGATGTGCGTGCTGCCGTTTCTCAGCATGCCCGATGCCATGGACCAGTTGCGCTTCGCCAAGGAGAACGGCGCCTGCGGCATCTTCATGCGGCCCATGGAGGGCCCCCGCCCCGTGGACGACCCGTACTTCTTTCCGATCTACGAGGAGGCTTCGAAACTGGATCTGTGCATCGGGCTGCACCAGTCCAACGGCAATGCCAACCTGGTGGACATGATGGGCAACCCCGACGGCAGCCGGGAGTTTTTCAACCAGTACCGCATCTTCAACGTTGGCGCCTTCTTCCGCCTGGTCAGCTCCGGCATCCCCAAGACCTTTCCAAAGCTCCGGTTCGGCTTCATCGAGACCGCGGCGTCTTGGATCCCGTGGGTGGTCTACGAGCTGCGGCGGCGGATCGACACGGTGGACGACAAGCTGCCGGAGGATCTGCTGAAGGAGTACAACATGTACGTGACCTGCCAGATCGGGGACGACGTGCCGTACTTGGTGCAACAGGCCGGCGAGGGCACCCTGATGATCGGGACGGACTACGGGCACGCCGACTCGTCCACCGAGCTTGAGGCGCTCACCTCGCTCAAGGAAAGCGGCGGCATCAGCGACGAGATGCACACCCGGATCGTGGAGGACAACCCGCGGGAGTTCTACGGGCTTTAG
- a CDS encoding type II toxin-antitoxin system RelE/ParE family toxin, with amino-acid sequence MAWKVEFDPAFDPEFDALPVLVQDELLAQAKLIEALGPALGRPRVDTLKGSRHANMKELRFQADKGVWRVAFAFDPRRQAIVLVAGDKSGVKARRFYTALIKKADERFDAHLDRLKRGRRSR; translated from the coding sequence ATGGCGTGGAAAGTCGAATTCGACCCAGCTTTCGACCCGGAATTCGATGCCCTCCCGGTTCTGGTACAGGATGAACTGCTCGCACAGGCGAAACTCATCGAGGCGTTGGGCCCGGCATTGGGTCGGCCGCGGGTAGACACCTTGAAGGGATCGCGACACGCGAACATGAAGGAGTTGCGCTTTCAGGCCGACAAGGGGGTTTGGAGAGTCGCTTTTGCGTTTGATCCCCGGCGGCAAGCCATCGTCCTGGTGGCCGGCGACAAGTCAGGTGTGAAGGCAAGACGCTTTTACACGGCACTGATCAAGAAAGCCGACGAAAGGTTCGATGCTCATTTGGACCGGCTGAAACGCGGAAGGAGGTCGCGATGA
- the pgi gene encoding glucose-6-phosphate isomerase, protein MATHRLTDLPAWKALAAHHRKIKDMHLRALFAEDATRGERFAVEGAGLYLDYSKNRVTDETLGLLLELAGATGLRARIDAMFGGERINVTEGRPVLHVALRAPRDRRILVDGEDVVPEVHAVLDRMTSFADRVRSGEWKGHTGKRIRNVVNIGIGGSDLGPVMAYEALRHYSDRSLDLGFVSNVDATDFVETTHGLDPAETLFIVSSKTFTTLETLKNAHTAREWCLAALKDDAAVARHFVAVSTNHDEVRRFGIDTDNMFGFWDWVGGRYSYDSAIGLSLMIAVGPDNFRAMLGGLHAMDGHFRTAPFEENLPVLLGLLGIWYNNFFGAETHSILPYDQYLWRLSAYCQQLDMESNGKHVTLDGEAVDYQTGPIIWGQPGTNGQHAYYQLIHQGTKLIPCDFIGFCRTLNPLGNHHDLLMANLFAQTEALAFGKTGEEAAAEGMEAFQVPHRTFEGNRPTNTILAERLTPETLGKIIGLYEHKVFVQGSIWGINSFDQWGVELGKALAQRIVPELESEAAPELAHDSSTNALIRRYRRLRG, encoded by the coding sequence ATCGCCACTCATCGCCTGACCGATCTGCCGGCGTGGAAAGCCCTCGCCGCCCACCACCGCAAGATCAAGGACATGCACCTGCGCGCGCTGTTCGCCGAGGACGCGACCCGCGGCGAGCGCTTCGCGGTGGAGGGCGCGGGGCTCTATCTCGACTACTCCAAGAACCGCGTCACAGACGAGACCCTGGGGCTCCTGCTGGAGCTGGCCGGGGCCACCGGGCTCCGAGCGCGCATCGACGCCATGTTCGGCGGCGAGCGCATCAACGTCACCGAGGGACGGCCGGTGCTGCACGTGGCGCTGCGGGCGCCGCGCGACCGCCGGATCCTGGTGGACGGCGAGGACGTGGTGCCCGAGGTGCACGCGGTGCTGGACCGGATGACGTCCTTCGCCGACCGGGTACGCTCGGGCGAGTGGAAAGGGCACACCGGGAAGCGCATCCGCAACGTGGTCAACATCGGCATCGGCGGCTCGGACCTGGGCCCGGTGATGGCCTACGAGGCCCTGCGGCACTACAGCGACCGCTCCCTCGACCTGGGCTTCGTCTCCAACGTGGACGCCACGGACTTCGTCGAGACCACCCATGGCCTGGACCCGGCCGAGACCCTGTTCATCGTCAGCTCCAAGACCTTCACCACCCTGGAGACCCTGAAGAACGCCCACACGGCGCGGGAATGGTGCCTGGCCGCCCTCAAGGACGACGCCGCCGTGGCGCGCCACTTCGTGGCCGTGTCCACCAACCACGACGAGGTGCGGCGCTTCGGCATCGACACCGACAACATGTTCGGCTTCTGGGACTGGGTCGGGGGCCGCTATTCCTACGACTCCGCCATCGGCCTGTCGCTGATGATCGCGGTCGGTCCGGACAACTTCCGAGCCATGCTCGGCGGCCTCCACGCCATGGACGGGCATTTCCGCACCGCCCCCTTCGAGGAGAACCTGCCGGTGCTGCTGGGCCTCCTGGGCATCTGGTACAACAACTTCTTCGGCGCCGAGACCCACTCCATCCTGCCCTACGACCAGTACCTCTGGCGCCTGAGCGCCTACTGCCAGCAACTCGACATGGAGAGCAACGGCAAGCATGTCACCCTGGACGGCGAGGCCGTGGACTACCAGACCGGCCCGATCATCTGGGGACAGCCCGGCACCAACGGACAGCACGCCTACTACCAGTTGATCCACCAGGGCACGAAGCTCATCCCCTGCGACTTCATCGGCTTCTGCCGGACCCTGAACCCGCTGGGGAACCACCACGACTTGCTGATGGCGAACCTGTTCGCCCAGACCGAGGCCCTGGCCTTCGGCAAGACCGGGGAGGAGGCGGCCGCCGAGGGCATGGAAGCCTTCCAGGTGCCGCACCGGACCTTCGAGGGCAACCGCCCCACCAACACCATCCTGGCGGAGCGGTTGACCCCGGAAACCCTGGGCAAGATCATCGGCCTCTACGAGCACAAGGTGTTCGTCCAGGGCTCCATCTGGGGCATCAACTCCTTCGACCAGTGGGGCGTGGAGCTGGGCAAGGCCCTGGCGCAACGCATCGTCCCTGAACTGGAAAGCGAAGCGGCGCCGGAGCTGGCCCACGACAGCTCAACAAACGCGTTGATACGGCGCTACCGGCGTTTGCGGGGGTGA
- a CDS encoding amidohydrolase family protein: MPGVVDADTHIIEHPGMWELFDPALYQRRPVLASTTVDSVYGENNQVWLIDGMAVPKRFGKGSALVAVGGSDRENARTDIAAAVRYVTDPEARVRDMDKRGVDTEVVYPTLLLSYLDVNVALEVAVCQAYNRFLGQAWKTAGDRLRWVVVPPLRDMDASVREIETARDHGAVGVFFRGVEGDRSLAESYFFPVYEAANRLGMAICIHTGAGAPDITKVFDRNFSHNLPHVRSLPLFAFRDLVAHKIPERFPDVRFGLHRGLRLVGPLHPAPSAASERCEAQRRRRRGRLARLGPRLVPRLPALRGRGSRRRPALPAYPHRRRPHHHWLRLRPPGPVPGKRHGGGHAPQGERLFRGGGENPLRQSAPVLRARLSGCGHTNC, translated from the coding sequence ATGCCAGGTGTCGTGGACGCGGACACGCACATTATCGAGCATCCGGGGATGTGGGAGCTTTTCGACCCGGCACTGTACCAGCGGCGGCCGGTGCTGGCGTCGACCACGGTGGACAGCGTCTACGGGGAGAACAACCAGGTTTGGCTCATCGACGGCATGGCCGTGCCGAAGCGTTTCGGCAAAGGCAGCGCGCTGGTGGCGGTGGGCGGCTCGGACAGGGAGAATGCCCGAACGGACATCGCGGCGGCGGTGCGGTACGTCACCGACCCGGAGGCGCGGGTGCGGGACATGGACAAGCGCGGCGTGGACACGGAGGTGGTGTACCCTACCCTGCTGCTGAGCTACCTGGACGTGAACGTGGCCCTGGAGGTGGCCGTCTGCCAAGCGTACAACCGCTTTCTGGGGCAGGCCTGGAAGACCGCCGGGGACCGGCTGCGATGGGTGGTGGTGCCGCCGTTGCGGGACATGGACGCGTCGGTGCGGGAGATCGAGACGGCGCGGGACCACGGCGCGGTGGGAGTGTTCTTCCGCGGCGTGGAGGGCGACCGCTCGTTGGCGGAATCGTATTTCTTTCCGGTTTATGAAGCGGCCAACCGGCTGGGCATGGCCATATGCATCCACACCGGCGCGGGTGCTCCGGACATCACCAAGGTGTTCGACCGGAACTTCAGCCACAACCTGCCCCACGTGCGCTCTCTGCCGCTGTTCGCCTTCCGCGACCTCGTGGCGCACAAGATCCCGGAGCGTTTCCCGGACGTCCGCTTCGGGCTTCATCGAGGCCTCCGCCTCGTGGGTCCCCTACATCCTGCACCATCTGCAGCGAGCGAGCGGTGCGAAGCTCAACGCCGGCGGCGACGCGGACGCCTCGCTCGACTGGGGCCCCGGCTTGTTCCGCGACTACCGGCTCTACGTGGCCGCGGAAGCCGACGAAGACCTGCCTTACCTGCTTACCCACATCGGCGAAGACCACATCATCATTGGCTCCGACTACGGCCACCAGGACCAGTCCCGGGAAAACGGCATGGTGGCGGTCATGCGCCGCAAGGAGAACGTCTCTTCCGAGGTGGTGGAGAAAATCCTCTGCGACAATCCGCGCCGGTTCTACGGGCTCGACTGAGCGGTTGCGGACATACGAACTGCTAG